AGGAGCTAAAAATGATATGTAAAAATTGAGGAGTGATATAAATGGGAAGGATAATTACTATTGGAGAACCAATGGTTATGTTTATAGCAAACGAAGAGGGACCTTTAGAGGAAGTATATAATTTTACCAAGGCTTTGGCAGGATCAGAAGTTAATGTTGCAATAGGACTTGCAAGACTCGGTCATAAAGTGAGTTATATAACACATCTTGGAGATGACCCTTTTGGCAAATATATATATAAATTTTTAGTAAATGAAAATATTGATGTTTCTTATATAAAATTTGATAATGAATATCCAACAGGTTTTCAACTTAAATCTAAAACACGTATTGGAGACCCTGAAGTTGTATACTTTAGGAAATGGTCTGCTGCTTCTCACATACAGGAAAATGATTTAAAAGAAATTAATTTTGATGATGTAAATCACATTCATTTGACTGGCATTCCTCCTGCTTTATCTTTAAGTTTCAGAAAAACCATATATAACATTGTTGAGAAAGCTAAAACAAAGAATATACTTATTTCGTTTGACCCTAATATTCGTAAGCAATTATGGAAAAGCGAAGAGGAAATGAGGAGTATATTAAATGATATTGCTTTTAGATGCGATATAGTTT
The sequence above is drawn from the Thermoanaerobacter uzonensis DSM 18761 genome and encodes:
- a CDS encoding sugar kinase, translated to MGRIITIGEPMVMFIANEEGPLEEVYNFTKALAGSEVNVAIGLARLGHKVSYITHLGDDPFGKYIYKFLVNENIDVSYIKFDNEYPTGFQLKSKTRIGDPEVVYFRKWSAASHIQENDLKEINFDDVNHIHLTGIPPALSLSFRKTIYNIVEKAKTKNILISFDPNIRKQLWKSEEEMRSILNDIAFRCDIVLPGYEERKILTGYNELNDIASFYLEKGTKIVIIKTGEKGAFVKTPTEEYTVSGFKVEQIVDTVGAGDGFAVGVISGLLENLSLREAVKRGNAIGARVIMFPGDNDGLPNRKNLEKFIMTHSIREG